One genomic window of Monodelphis domestica isolate mMonDom1 chromosome 1, mMonDom1.pri, whole genome shotgun sequence includes the following:
- the GINS1 gene encoding DNA replication complex GINS protein PSF1 isoform X1 yields the protein MFCEKAIELIRELHRAPDGQLPAFNVRLRDILPRAGAGLSRGGNRASYPPPDVLKIQRETYISSVMTKDDGIRQVLEEMKALYEQNQSDVNETKSDGRSDLIPTIKFRHSSLLRNRRCIVAYLYDRLLRIRALRWEYGSVLPNALRFHMSSEEIEWFNRYKKSLATYMRCLGGDEGLDITQDMKPPKSLYIEVRCLKDYGEFEVDDGTSVLLKKNSQHFLPRWKCEQLIRQGVLEHVLS from the exons ATGTTCTGCGAAAAGGCTATCGAACTCATCCGCGAGCTTCACCGAGCCCCAGACGGGCAGCTCCCAGCTTTCAACGTAAGGCTGCGTGACATCCTGCCGAGGGCGGGAGCTGGATTGAGTAGGGGAG gTAATAGAGCAAGCTACCCACCTCCTGATGTACTTAAGATTCAGAGGGAGACATACATTTCCTCTGTCATGACTAAG gaTGATGGAATCAGGCAAGTtctggaagaaatgaaagctttgtatgaacaaaaccagTCTGATGT AAATGAGACGAAGTCAGATGGCCGAAGTGACTTAATTCCAACTATCAAATTTCGACATAGTTCTTTGCTGAGAAATCGACGTTGTATAGTTGCATATTT GTATGACCGATTGCTTCGGATTAGAGCTCTGAGGTGGGAATATGGCAGTGTCTTGCCAAATGCACTGAGATTTCACATGTCATCTGAAGAA ATAGAATGGTTCAATCGCTACAAAAAGTCTCTTGCTACATATATGAGATGTTTAGGTGGAGATGAAGGATTAGATATTACACAAGATATGAAACCCCCCAAAAGCTTGTACATTGAG GTGCGGTGTCTGAAAGACTATGGAGAGTTTGAAGTTGATGATGGTACTTcagttttattgaaaaaaaacagcCAG